One stretch of Candidatus Binatia bacterium DNA includes these proteins:
- a CDS encoding iron-containing redox enzyme family protein, protein MRLDSFYRELFRVMERKDHWAWPAFTSGLVPKQRLHIHFEQEYATYVRDFPMMVGWAYVQCPIAEVRRALAENLYEEETGGLTAGRPHPELFLEYPRGLGMNLRRFEKVKLLPAAKVYRAFLDAAIQRRGWEIAAALVTIFIEGTKDDRAAIDGTAFRRNAPPLKDHPLVRHYGLRLEHLALTKAHREVEGDHRAAAWKSILDHVPTGRRTPVVKNMRQALAHWLGYRDEIAAACSLERGPDGRPRLASG, encoded by the coding sequence ATGCGCCTCGATAGCTTCTACCGCGAGCTGTTCAGGGTGATGGAGCGGAAGGATCATTGGGCTTGGCCCGCGTTTACCTCCGGCCTGGTTCCCAAACAGCGATTGCATATTCACTTCGAGCAGGAGTACGCGACCTATGTGCGCGACTTTCCCATGATGGTCGGCTGGGCCTACGTGCAGTGTCCGATAGCGGAAGTCCGGCGCGCCCTTGCCGAAAACCTTTACGAGGAAGAAACCGGCGGGCTGACGGCGGGCCGGCCGCATCCGGAGCTCTTCTTGGAATATCCCCGCGGCCTGGGCATGAATCTCCGTCGCTTTGAAAAAGTAAAACTCTTGCCCGCGGCGAAAGTCTACCGAGCGTTTCTCGACGCGGCCATTCAGCGCCGTGGTTGGGAAATCGCGGCGGCCCTCGTAACCATTTTCATCGAAGGCACCAAGGACGACCGCGCCGCTATCGACGGAACGGCGTTCCGACGCAATGCACCGCCGCTCAAAGATCATCCGCTGGTGAGACACTACGGTCTTCGTCTGGAGCACCTCGCGCTCACCAAGGCTCATCGCGAGGTCGAAGGCGACCATCGCGCGGCCGCGTGGAAGTCGATCCTCGACCACGTCCCTACCGGCAGACGGACTCCTGTCGTGAAAAATATGCGGCAAGCCTTGGCACATTGGCTCGGCTACCGCGACGAAATCGCCGCCGCCTGCAGCCTCGAGCGCGGCCCCGACGGCCGGCCACGGCTGGCGTCCGGATGA